The following nucleotide sequence is from Populus trichocarpa isolate Nisqually-1 chromosome 11, P.trichocarpa_v4.1, whole genome shotgun sequence.
AGTAGACCACATTAAACAGAACAAAATTAAGCCAGGTTGTGAGCAAGAAAAAACTAACTACTAAATTCATGTGTTTCGATCCAGTAGTCCAAGTAATAAACAAAAACCAGACTTCAAGCACATAATTCGGCTTGGATAAACTGAAAACGAAAATGCTCCTCGCCACTTGACCATTTTGAAcagaaaatcaacaaatttgaaACTTGTTGAGTTGAGGCTTGtcagttataaaataatttatgtgctCATTAAAGTTTTAGAATCGTTGCAAACtaacatttaaaattatgaaGAGAAGATAGAGCCATACAAATGAGACCACCATGCATATTAAATTCATGGGTCTCAAACATCCAACTATTAATGCAGAAAGGAAATATTCAAAACCAGTAATGTGGTTTTGCCAGATAGCAGTCTTTCTAACTCCATTACCAGGTGATAATAAGAGCAAACACTAGATCAAAGTTTGGTTCTGGACACAAAGAGGAAAGGGAAGAAGGTTCTCTTACTGTAAGCATCGGCCAAAATGTAGCTGTCAGTTCACTGAAAATGCTGGCGGGCGATTCCAGACGCAAGAATCCCAACACTGTGAAATAAATGCTGTTCCAAGCTGCTGCCCACAAAGTTTGGTCGAAGGCCACTTTGACAGGAACCACCCACCAATCTTGGAATGGAAAAAGCTCCTAGAAGACAGTAAATTGATTGAGTAAATCACTGAATACATCATTATGCCTATTAAACTTCAAAGGAAACTTGAAGTACGTTAATCACCTCGCAAAACTGGTAATAGTAATGTGAAAGGGAGCCGTGTAATGTAAAGCCAACAACGCCTGATCTAAACATTCTTGTGCGGTCAAACTCAAAAATTGGTTTACCTTCATAGCACTGAAGATGAAACAGAAACAACCAAGTAAAAGGACGTATacacaagaaaaaatagaatatcACAATATTGGTTTCACAACATTAACAAACCTGTGCAATCCAATCCCCAACGGAGTAGACCACACCACTAATCATCATTTTCGCTAAAACTGGGTTTGTCTTTAGAGCTTCCTCATAAGCAGACCAGTTGTGTTGAGGTGCATATCTTAATATTTCAAAGAGTGTCCACCCCTAgtagaaaagtgaaaaatagaTCTTGAAGATCTAGTGGATAAACAACTACAGAATTTAGGAATACAAAAAGACATCAAGAAAATAGAACACATCCAATTATGTCACTCTGCAATGCTTAcggaaatgagaaaaaagaaaagttaacaTCAATAGCATGCAAcatcttaaatttaaaacacaCCAAGAAGGTTTGGATGGATGAATTAAAACAACCAGAATAGCAATTAAGGGTTTTAATGAATCTTCtgtacaagaaaccaagaaTTCTCTCAAGTCTCAACTCCTTAATATCAAGCTGCATATGTTTGTTTGACCCATAAGTCCCAAACTTTTATCACCATAACCACAATTTTCTAGCAGTCTTAGCCTCCTAGACAAAGCCTTCAGCTTCCATAAAAAATCAGATCTGAATTGCAAAAGTTGAGCAAAAGGACACAAATCCAAAGCTAAAGGTGAAAGCCACGAAAATCATATTGCTTCAAAGCCAAGAAAAGGGAAATTAACTTGAAGCTACTTTTATTTCTCAAGAAAAGCTAAGCATGAAGAACATAAGAAGAAATGGAGATACCCTTGTATTGTCCAACAGGAACAAATTTCATAAGTAGCAtgacaacaataaaaacaaaactctaaaCAACATATAAAGCAACCAattatgatttgatttgttCTAAAGACACATAATAATGAGCTTTTACTTACGTGCCAGTAATCATGGTCAATTGTGAGCAACTTGGTAATAGCATAAGTACCAGCAGCAAGAACAATCGTTGCATTGATGGTCCTATCAATTAACCTATCGGACTCCAATTCcctctctctactctctccaTCAAGACCAGAACTTGAAGCTGAAGAGAATCCTTCAAAAGAGAGCTGCCCTTCACTCCCCCCAAACCCACTCACCTGAGGAGCCAACTCGGTCCCTTCTCTCTCTACTTGATTCGCTACCATCCCTTCTTGCTGGTCTACACTGTCACCACTTTGTACTGGAATAACATCAAACTCTTCTTGGAAAACAGAATTCAAGTGCCAGCTCGGAATGTTTCTAGAGAAAGCTTGGCTCTTTGGCAATTTTGGGGATAGAAACTGCGGGTTTTGCAGGTTTTTTGAAATGGtctttttgggttttgaaaGAGGAAGGAGACTGCGAGGAGAAATGGTGTGTAAAGCAGCCATTTTTTGGCTACCGAGTTGAGGTTGGGAGGAACTGAGTTGAGTTGATCGAGTTATCAATCTAACTGTTTGCTTCTCCAAATTGGAGTGTGTGGAGGTAGTTAGGTTATAATAATAGGTTTTTGATTCGGTGTACTACTGACTATGATATCACATTAGCTTACTtgggtttattttgatgaacaACTGTGATGAGGTCTTGCTATGTGGGGTCAGGCAACAAGAAATGCTGATTGGTATTGATGATGAGGAGATGAAATTCTATTTTGAGATAGAATGTAGAGGATAATTATTGGCTGAAATTATGAGATGATGAATGCAGTCCACATAAAAGAAAGGCCAGCAGCAGCTCAATGATTGGGAAAATCTAAAATCAGTCCTCTAACCATACACACAGTTTAACTAGATACCTAAACTAAATATTCAATCAGTTGAATCCTCTTAGTAATAAACGAGAACGTTTCCcattattaaaagaaactagaaGGAGTAGTTACATTACTATGTATTTTTTACTGTTCCTATAGATTTATTGGCAATATGAACTGAAAAGCAAATGATGATTTCACTCTtattaacaaaacacaaatGGCCTTAAAAGCAGGggtatattagtttttttttttctatttatttgcatagtaaaataactaatatgtcctttgagttaaaaaataatacaaggaaGGGTACTTTCGGTTATTTCATTTCAAGTGCGcaataacattacctaaatatCCTTACATTGAAATTATCTTTCCTTTTAGTCAAGGGGTTTTATTGTCTTTTCCGCTTGGTTTTTCAGTAGTTACCAAGTCTGATTAGGGGCACTTTAGTATttagacatatatatatatatatatatatatatatatatatatatatatatttggttgcGCGTGAGTGCTCCCACACTATTCGGAATAAGGGTACAACGTCATCCGAAAGTCAAACTCCAGCTTCCACGACGGCGTTTTAATTCTCACGGGGTCGCCTCCATTATTGGGCAACACGTATGGCAAAAAAATATCGGGTTTTGCACTAGttgccatttctttttttcttctttttttcctctctcatcTTCAGTTTCAAAGCCTTCCCTGCACATTTTCAAAgcaaccctttaatttttttttttttagatttggtccttgtttttttattatttcttttatcttaaataatcaATGGAAttggaattttcttttcatttaaccctcatttgattttcttgttttttagatttaattctcgttcttttgattgttaagttttttttaaccattcttttaattaaattatccttTCAATTACattcctcaatattttatatcattctcttaattgcttcctttaatattttaactcattttattttatatcagatttagcccttattctttttattgttatttgttttgtttttaatctttttttattggaattttctttgattttgttcctcaacattttatttatcaGGATTTTGTTAACCTTTTGGGTCACAGGTTTGAAAGATTAGATCAGGTTCActcagatgttttttttttcaggtccttttttataattgattttttctgatttcatccttctatgggattatctcaatctcatgtgTCATGTCACAGGTTTCACGTGTTAACCCAGCTTGACTCGctccaatattgttttttttttaattattattgtcattgcCTATTTgcttatcatattattaaattaatcaagatttaacCTGACTTTCAAGTTTTTCTTACTTATATACAAGCATTATTGttgcctaaatattttttaacacattaaaaaaaaaattgtatggcTTGTGGCATGGCATGGGCCACCAGTCTAGTCAATATCTATTAGTATTTTCCATCtaaattacatataaatataattaataatgtagtgtttggttattgtttCAGGATAGAAATGATAGAGACAGTAAAGACATAAATGTGTTTGGATGACAAAGACACtggcataaaaataaatatgtcttTGTGACAGTTTTAGAATGAGTTTTATGTACTTCCAATAAAAGAGACGTGTCTCtagagataatatttattattttttaattcttaaaatatccttgtaaacaactctaaattttaaaattattcaactaatacatgtaagaataaaaaaaattattgtcatatttttaaaatttaactcaGGGCTCGATCTAGGACAAGGCTCGGGTCATGAGTTAGGAGGGTCAACCTGGTTTGACCCAAGTCAACGTAAGTATAAaagtagttattatcatagttttaaaacctgacttgaGGGTCATCCCAAGACAAGGACTAAGTCACGAGTCAGGTTAACTGTTGACCCGaatcaatgtaaggataaaagtggttattattataattttaaaacccaacttagAGATCAACTCGAGGCAAGACTCGACTCACGAGTCAGGTTGATCATTAACCTTgattaatgtaaggataaaagtagttattatcataattttaaaactcaattcggGGTTAACCCGAGGCAAGCCCCGGGTCACAGGTCGGGAGGGTCAACTTGAATTAACTTAGATCAACGTAAGGATAAAGTGATtaatatcatagtttttaaacctgacTTAGAGATTAATCCGGGACAAGGCCTAGGTCATGTATCGAGAGTGTgaactcgggttgactcaagtcgatgtaagaataaaaattattattatcatagttttaaacctAACTCAGGGGTTGCCCCAGGTCACAGATGGGGGGTCATCCTGGGTTGAACTGAGTCAACATATGGGTAAaagtagttattatcatagtcttaaaacCCGAGTTGAGATTCGACTAGGGGTAAGGCTCGATTCATGAGTCATTTGGGTCAACCCAAGCtgatccaattaaaaaaaaattaaagcaaccttgttttgacaaaaaaaaaatcaacagtttTTTTACCCATGTTTTATCTTGGATcacgggttgactcgagtttttgaCCTGGTCAGGTTGGGTCAATCCttccttaatattttcttaaacccAAATCAGTCCAAACCCACAGTCCCGAGTTGACCCGCCAGACCAGTCAGGGTTTTATAACTAAAGTAATTGCAATATAATTAgtttcaacactcaatataaactaaaaaaaataatatctaattattttttaaaaatatgtaagtttgacaataatacatgttaagggtaaaatagacttattatattttattttatcttgtccaccataaccaaacatgatTAAGAGATAATCACTTTATCTCATACACCATTATCAAACACAattatataactgttttttttatatattgtcttctttatcttcatttttttttatttttttttgtcttggaaTAGTAACCAATCGTCacctaaaaaatacattatgaaGGAGCATTTGACTTTTCTTaatctaaaaatagaaaaaactagcCTTAGATACCTTgataattcaattttgttttggagATCATATTAAGAATTATTTCATATTTGAAGGACTAATTTGAGGTTCGTCCATAGTGAAATGGATAGACttccaaagaaaagaaaactaagttatttatttcatccgtgcaatgaaaagagagagagttcaAGTCGCCAAATTTGACTTCGGTACCCGTTAGAATTGAGCTTTTGCGTACAGTAACCTACAGATCATCAGCGTGCAGGGTCTTTTTAGTGTGTGTTTTTGTAATATAGTGTtagatagtttttaaaaatattttttaattaaaaatatattaaaatattttttaatttttatttttatattagttctttaaaattattaatatctaaaaaattaatttaatttttaaataaaaaacacatgaaaatgaaaaaacaagttgaattgtaaaatcaaatactctataattgaaaactataatGAAAGTTCAGAGATTGTGGGTCCTATGAGCAAATATGGATTAGTCAAGACACATCCAATGGACATGAAAGCTACGTTCCTAAATATCTCTAATTGGGTGATTCTAGATAATCTTAGTTTCATGTGgcagtgtattttatttttcaccaaaTTTTGTAAACCATATAGTTTTTTCAAGGCTGTGATTTAAACAGTTCTTTTGTTTGCACTGAGAAAATAATCAAGTGGTGGAGAGTGCATGAAGCTTTAGGATTCTCACCTTTTTTTTGTGGTTAACATGATCAACTCGGAGGTTGGGGTTAGACCTCTAAGGCTACCTAGAGATCCTTGTGTAGTCAACAttaatatattcatataaaaaaatgaaaaaacaaaaactcaagtGTGTCAAAGACGATGAGACAGTGATGTTGTCACCCTAGAAAATgatcccaaacaaaataaataataataaaaaaataaaaatcaaatttcaaaaataaaaaaatttaaaaagaggtgatattaaaaaacatttaatttcatagcttatttaaaataaaaaaaatagtaatataaaaaacaggGCCAAATacgaagagaaaataaattgttggggttagtttaattttttaagaggcTAGAGCAAAATTCAAGGGTGAGGAGAGAcgaaaaagagaaaattttatTGTTGGCGCCATACTCGATGCATGTTAAGGGTACATATCGCCCTATCACGTCGAGAGCGTTGAGAACTTTTAAACGTTGTACTTGAAAGCAGTGTTTAGTGGTCGAACAATCTCTTATGTGCCGTCCACACACTAGCACGTGCTACTCAAAggctagagtttttttttaattatatttaataaatacaacAATGCATTTGATTACCTTTggaatttacaataaaatcaatgtaaaatgacaaaaaaagtaattcaatgagagttttgttggttttgtttgtAAAGGTACCAAAGTAATTAagctattctaaaaaaattgaaaataaaaaaatgcccCCGAATAGTagatattagattattttgttctagggttaaattagtaattttattgtgcaataaaaattaaaaggtttaaTGATCAAggtgcaattttatttttacattattttaatgaatagtaATTTATATCTAGATCTACAATAATTTCTCCTTcacctctagttttttttaactaatttctaACTTGCGATACACTgtgagtcaaataaaaaaaaaattgaacataaaaaaattgtccaagcaacaagaaattatttggtattattattaaatctaaccCAACATGTCCACCTTAAATTCTTTCAACTCTACTCCTTGCCTAACtcgggtttaaaattaactcgTATGAGAGTTACTTTAACGTGAACCAATCGACTAGGTAAATCCAGAGTCAACCCAAATAATCATTAGTGATTTGgctttaaaaagatttcaagatgacatatatttttttcaatattgatacgACGACATATTAGATCAACTCATGTTTTGCAGCTAAGGCGACCCCTTCGAGTTTCCGGCTGTTTTCTTAACCCGCCAAACTTGCGACTTGAATCATGCACTTCATTGAgtttaacaatttaattttttaaactattttttacttaatgatataataataaaaataaatgttcataAAATTGAACACCAACCAAATATAAGGATATTTGTTTGAAACTACGATAACTACATAAAAAGCAAACcgaataaattatgaagatcaattcaatatcaaccaaatgttgaaagattaaatcgaagaaaaataaaagaaaaaaggattcaatcaaaagaaaagcaaaaaaggattccataaaaaaaaggaagatggagtttaataacaaagaaactatttaacattattattaaacccaacTTAGCGGATCAACCTTGAAACCTCCATACCCAACTCTTTGGCTAGCCCGAGTTTAAACTTAATCTACGTGGAAGTTCCCCTTATATGACCCAATCGACTTCGTGTGTCCCAAATGCAACTCGGACGATTGTTAAAAGCatggtttgacttaaaaaaattcaagatgatatattttttttaatattgagacagtGACATATTAGATTAACTTGAGTTTTGCGGTTTAATTCATCAAACCCGCAACCCAAATCATGGATTCCactgaattttaaaactactttttatataataacataataaaaaatataatctgcTTCGCTATTCATGTGGTGAAATAGATGGGGAGACCCAACTTTTTCAGTAtaatagttaatttataattaaattaaaaactttatctGATACCATGAagcccaaaaaataattaaatcaaaaggacaaaaaatctaagtatcaatttaaaaaatgaagaagaatccATATAGTTTGTtaggtaattttattatttttgaattttaattttaattatcatattttgaaCATTCCAATCTACCATCCCCAGTAATTTAAAACTAGatcatcttcattttcattcttaTACGTTTCAGGGCTCAAAACCTTGTCAATAAACTAGGTTAAAAATCTAGCATTTTGATCTGCAACTTTGTTGTGCTAATTATCTTCTTGTACATTATGTTTGTTAAAAGGAATTGGAGAAATGACGGCTAAGAGATGAGGGATTGGATGTATTCATCATTTGGCAGGAAGGAAAAAGGAACTAAGGTCatactaatattttattttatttttcgtgtTGTATGGAATTACATTtcttttatcaaagaaaaactgATATGATGCAGAGAAGTCCTCAGAAACCTCACTGTGTGCCATTGCAACTGCCTCATAAACTGATAGTGGAAGAACTGGCAATTCTCCGTCCTTACAAATGGAAAGTGGAAGTAATTAGACATTGAAGAACTATTTTCAATTGCATGTAACatacaaattaaacaaaaataggaGTTTCGTACCTGATGGCATTATTTCCAAGGGAACACTGTAACCACTGTTCTTATCAAGTCGATTGTCAGTGAGAACAGCTTGGTTAGTGCAGCTGAGCTTTGCTCCATTACATGCCCCATCAACTTCCTGGAAACATATGTCTAACTGAATTTGAGTCCTTTATCAGGAGGGCAGCAAATTCCAATAACTCAATGTTTTAGTTTTGAGGCATGACTT
It contains:
- the LOC7460845 gene encoding uncharacterized protein LOC7460845, with translation MAALHTISPRSLLPLSKPKKTISKNLQNPQFLSPKLPKSQAFSRNIPSWHLNSVFQEEFDVIPVQSGDSVDQQEGMVANQVEREGTELAPQVSGFGGSEGQLSFEGFSSASSSGLDGESRERELESDRLIDRTINATIVLAAGTYAITKLLTIDHDYWHGWTLFEILRYAPQHNWSAYEEALKTNPVLAKMMISGVVYSVGDWIAQCYEGKPIFEFDRTRMFRSGVVGFTLHGSLSHYYYQFCEELFPFQDWWVVPVKVAFDQTLWAAAWNSIYFTVLGFLRLESPASIFSELTATFWPMLTAGWKLWPFAHLITYGVVPVEQRLLWVDCVELIWVTILSTYSNEKSEARISEATVEASSSSLSIGSPEE